A window from Lytechinus pictus isolate F3 Inbred chromosome 9, Lp3.0, whole genome shotgun sequence encodes these proteins:
- the LOC129267553 gene encoding uncharacterized protein LOC129267553, producing the protein MPILLPRHYYQYHSYHYTCQYCYPDHYYQYHYTCQYCYPHQYHSYHYTCQYCYPNHYYQYHSYHYTCQYCYPHQYHSYHYTCLYCYPATTTSTTATTTHANTVTPTTTTSTTTHANTVTPTSTTATTTHANTVTPTTTTSTTATTTHANTVTPTSTTATTTHANTVTPGHHYQYHSYHYTCQYCYPNHYYQYHYTCQYCYPNQYHSYHYTCQYCYPHHYQYHSGHYTCMSILLLHHYYQYHSYHYTCQYCYPTTTTSTTATSATTHANTVTPPLLPVPHLLHTPIGNSNSHHHFLSDIYHYLYTYWYHLYHFIPTCT; encoded by the coding sequence ATGCCTATACTGTTACCCCGCCACTACTACCAGTACCACAGCTACCACTACACATGCCAATACTGTTACCCCGACCACTACTACCAGTACCACTACACATGCCAATACTGTTACCCCCACCAGTACCACAGCTACCACTACACATGCCAATACTGTTACCCCAACCACTACTACCAGTACCACAGCTACCACTACACATGCCAATACTGTTACCCCCACCAGTACCACAGCTACCACTACACATGCCTATACTGTTACCCCGCCACTACTACCAGTACCACAGCTACCACTACACATGCCAATACTGTTACCCCGACCACTACTACCAGTACCACTACACATGCCAATACTGTTACCCCCACCAGTACCACAGCTACCACTACACATGCCAATACTGTTACCCCAACCACTACTACCAGTACCACAGCTACCACTACACATGCCAATACTGTTACCCCCACCAGTACCACAGCTACCACTACACATGCCAATACTGTTACCCCTGGCCACCACTACCAGTACCACAGCTACCACTACACATGCCAATACTGTTACCCCAACCACTACTACCAGTACCACTACACATGCCAATACTGTTACCCCAACCAGTACCACAGCTACCACTACACATGCCAATACTGTTACCCCCACCACTACCAGTACCACAGCGGCCACTACACATGTATGTCAATACTGTTACTTCATCACTACTACCAGTACCACAGCTACCACTACACATGCCAATACTGTTACCCCACCACTACTACCAGTACCACAGCTACCAGTGCCACTACACATGCCAATACTGTTACCCCACCACTACTACCAGTACCACATCTACTACACACACCCATCGGAAACTCCAACTCCCACCACCACTTCTTGTCCGACATCTACCACTACTTGTATACATATTGGTACCACCTTTACCACttcatacctacatgtacataa